A genomic segment from Dietzia psychralcaliphila encodes:
- a CDS encoding DUF2332 domain-containing protein: MDSAHVDDVPSRYADFAEFEVRGRTPVYLAWARGIAEDPATCELIGRLPRIKRQPALVFASTRHAGAPETEDYARFREFVHAHWSEIEQIALTHSTQTNEAKRCAVLLPFLSLLPGPLSLVEMGASAGLCLYPDRYAYRYSLDGGSIHELPPSDPDSGAHPDRRAPVLDCALRDGVPLPRSLPDVVHRGGVDLSPIDPADADSRAWLRSLVWPGQQAERVPRLDAALDIAAADPPQILAGDLVEKVEESVTACPAGSTPVVFHTAVLGYLEPPARAEFVRRVTALDCVWISVEGVTLLPDIAEQVPESIRRHKGIFVVAVNGRPLATAHGHGDWVRALDMP; this comes from the coding sequence ATGGACTCCGCGCATGTCGACGACGTCCCCAGCCGCTACGCCGACTTCGCCGAGTTCGAGGTCCGCGGCCGCACCCCCGTCTACCTGGCGTGGGCCCGGGGCATCGCCGAGGATCCCGCGACGTGCGAGCTGATCGGGAGGCTTCCCCGGATCAAGCGGCAGCCCGCACTGGTCTTCGCCTCCACCCGGCACGCCGGCGCGCCCGAGACCGAGGACTACGCGCGGTTCCGCGAATTCGTCCACGCCCACTGGTCGGAGATCGAGCAGATCGCGCTCACCCACTCCACTCAGACCAACGAGGCCAAGCGCTGCGCGGTGCTCCTACCGTTCCTCTCCCTGCTGCCCGGCCCGCTCTCGCTGGTGGAGATGGGGGCCTCGGCGGGTCTGTGTCTGTACCCGGACCGGTACGCCTACCGCTATTCACTCGACGGCGGCTCGATCCACGAGCTGCCGCCCTCCGATCCGGACTCGGGCGCGCACCCGGACCGGCGCGCCCCGGTCCTGGACTGCGCCCTGCGCGACGGGGTCCCGCTCCCGCGCTCCCTGCCGGACGTCGTCCACCGCGGCGGAGTGGACCTGTCCCCGATCGACCCCGCGGACGCCGACTCCCGTGCGTGGCTGCGCAGTCTGGTCTGGCCCGGGCAGCAGGCCGAGCGCGTGCCCCGACTGGACGCCGCGCTCGACATCGCCGCCGCCGACCCGCCACAGATCCTCGCCGGCGATCTGGTGGAGAAGGTGGAGGAGTCCGTGACCGCCTGTCCCGCGGGATCCACGCCGGTGGTGTTCCACACCGCGGTACTCGGATACCTCGAGCCGCCGGCCCGCGCCGAGTTCGTCCGCCGGGTCACCGCGCTCGACTGCGTGTGGATCTCCGTCGAGGGGGTGACCCTCCTGCCCGACATCGCCGAGCAGGTCCCCGAGTCGATCCGTCGCCACAAGGGCATCTTCGTCGTCGCCGTCAACGGTCGGCCCCTGGCCACCGCCCACGGCCACGGCGACTGGGTCCGCGCGCTCGACATGCCCTGA
- a CDS encoding glutathione S-transferase family protein — MSDDTEFIAAKNASEDGEFVRDATYINDRVVADLPAGSDPVGATIGEMRWPVEAGRYRLMAARACPWASRSIIVRRLMGLEGAISMGLAGPTHDVNSWVFDLDPDGKDPVTGLHRLQEAYFNRIPDYPRGITVPALVDLPTRSVVTNAYQKLNFDLLTEWSAFHRDGAPDLYPTEHRDEIDELDSWIYPTVNNGVYRTGFAAEQGAYEEAYDELWASLDRLEERLTTRRYLVGDTITVADIRLFTTLVRFDAVYHGHFKANRNKITEMPALWGYLRDLFQTPGFGDTCDFPQIKEHYYNVHRDVNPTGIVPKGPDLSNFLSPHHREELGGRPFGDGTAPGPVEDPAERVPEGHGAG; from the coding sequence ATGTCAGACGACACCGAGTTCATCGCAGCCAAGAACGCGTCGGAGGACGGCGAGTTCGTCCGAGACGCCACCTACATCAACGACCGCGTGGTGGCGGATCTCCCGGCGGGGTCGGACCCGGTGGGGGCGACGATCGGAGAGATGCGGTGGCCCGTCGAGGCCGGCCGCTACCGCCTCATGGCCGCCCGCGCGTGCCCCTGGGCCAGCCGCTCGATCATCGTCCGCCGGCTGATGGGCCTCGAGGGCGCCATCTCCATGGGCCTGGCGGGCCCGACCCACGACGTCAACTCCTGGGTCTTCGACCTCGATCCGGACGGCAAGGACCCGGTCACCGGTCTGCACCGCCTCCAGGAGGCCTACTTCAACCGGATCCCCGACTACCCGCGCGGCATCACGGTCCCGGCACTCGTCGACCTGCCCACCAGGTCGGTGGTGACCAACGCGTACCAGAAACTCAACTTCGACCTGCTCACCGAGTGGTCGGCGTTCCACCGCGACGGTGCCCCGGACCTGTACCCCACCGAGCATCGCGACGAGATCGACGAGCTGGACTCGTGGATCTACCCGACCGTCAACAACGGCGTGTACCGCACCGGTTTCGCCGCCGAGCAGGGCGCCTACGAGGAGGCCTACGACGAGCTGTGGGCCTCGCTGGACCGGCTCGAGGAGCGGCTGACCACCCGCCGGTACCTCGTGGGTGACACCATCACCGTCGCCGACATCCGACTGTTCACGACACTGGTGCGCTTCGACGCGGTCTACCACGGCCACTTCAAGGCCAACCGCAACAAGATCACCGAGATGCCGGCCCTGTGGGGCTACCTGCGCGACCTGTTCCAGACGCCGGGCTTCGGGGACACCTGCGACTTCCCGCAGATCAAGGAGCACTACTACAACGTCCACCGCGACGTGAACCCCACCGGGATCGTGCCCAAGGGGCCGGATCTGAGCAACTTCCTCTCCCCGCACCACCGCGAGGAGCTGGGTGGCCGCCCGTTCGGCGACGGCACCGCCCCGGGCCCCGTCGAGGATCCGGCCGAGAGGGTGCCGGAGGGGCACGGAGCGGGCTAG
- a CDS encoding GtrA family protein, which translates to MFGIVGGSGLVVNMVITVLMNRANGGTQNAQDILFPFSGTEYNFRFTTLVWIVAFLVANVYNFMLNRHWTFGKGHKAPVLQEFWPFLLVGSVAAVAGIFIKLAFTNPTSPLYLPEPWWHEDAGIHSREYWSQLLTIIITMPINFVVNKLWTFRSVRRRHHARSTADAVV; encoded by the coding sequence ATGTTCGGGATCGTCGGCGGGTCGGGGCTCGTCGTCAACATGGTCATCACGGTCCTGATGAACAGGGCCAACGGTGGCACCCAGAACGCCCAGGACATCCTGTTCCCATTCTCCGGGACGGAGTACAACTTCCGCTTCACGACCCTGGTGTGGATCGTGGCGTTCCTCGTGGCCAACGTCTACAACTTCATGCTCAACCGGCACTGGACGTTCGGCAAGGGCCACAAGGCGCCGGTCCTGCAGGAGTTCTGGCCGTTCCTGCTGGTGGGGTCGGTGGCCGCCGTTGCGGGCATCTTCATCAAGTTGGCCTTCACCAACCCCACCTCGCCGCTCTACCTGCCGGAGCCGTGGTGGCACGAGGACGCGGGGATCCACTCCCGGGAGTATTGGAGCCAGCTGTTGACTATCATCATCACGATGCCGATCAACTTCGTCGTCAACAAGCTCTGGACGTTCCGCTCCGTGCGTCGCCGACACCACGCGCGCTCCACCGCCGACGCGGTGGTCTAG
- a CDS encoding trimeric intracellular cation channel family protein gives MESSALLLWFDLVGVFFFALSGNLLAARKNIDITGGLVLGLLAGLGGGIIRDVMLGVTPLALAQPILLVPPFVAAAVVYLMGAHLHRVRTLIIVFDAAGLGLFCTFGTARALDHGMPIASALLLGVVTAVGGGLMRDVVANEIPAVFNGSDLYVIPAATGAALTALAVSTGTWGPVAAVVLSAFAFTFRMVAWRLQWRVPAPMRGWSMRGIDTRLRRDRSVFGRPGRMKGDDDESRRDRDVDDYRDRPPGPRR, from the coding sequence GTGGAGTCCTCGGCGTTGCTGCTGTGGTTCGACCTCGTCGGGGTGTTCTTCTTCGCACTGTCCGGCAACCTGCTGGCCGCGCGGAAGAACATCGACATCACCGGTGGTCTGGTGCTGGGTCTGTTGGCAGGCCTCGGCGGCGGCATCATCCGGGACGTGATGCTGGGGGTCACGCCGCTCGCGTTGGCGCAGCCCATTCTGCTGGTACCACCGTTCGTCGCGGCCGCGGTGGTGTATCTGATGGGTGCGCACCTACACCGGGTCCGGACGCTGATCATCGTCTTCGACGCGGCCGGGCTGGGACTGTTCTGCACGTTCGGCACCGCTCGCGCGCTCGACCACGGCATGCCGATCGCCTCGGCGCTCCTGCTCGGCGTGGTCACCGCGGTCGGCGGCGGTCTCATGCGCGACGTGGTGGCCAACGAGATCCCCGCCGTGTTCAACGGCTCCGACCTGTACGTCATCCCCGCGGCCACCGGCGCGGCGCTCACCGCGCTGGCCGTCTCGACAGGCACGTGGGGCCCGGTCGCCGCGGTGGTGCTGTCCGCGTTCGCGTTCACGTTCCGGATGGTGGCGTGGCGTCTCCAGTGGCGGGTACCGGCGCCGATGCGCGGCTGGAGCATGAGGGGGATCGATACCCGCCTGCGGCGCGACCGGTCGGTGTTCGGCCGTCCGGGACGGATGAAGGGCGACGACGACGAGTCCCGCCGCGACCGCGACGTGGACGACTACCGGGATCGCCCACCCGGCCCCCGCCGGTAG
- a CDS encoding NAD(P)H-dependent flavin oxidoreductase, with translation MIERLPRVRDPRDRLLPSDLRRPVIGAPMAGGPTTPELIAAVGEAGGLGMIGSGYLDAAATREEVARVRELTAAPFGVNVFLVDRADSGAALDGVGGPGAVDRYAAALVPVAERLGITLAGTPDFTDFDQAATLAALVADPVPVVSFTFGIPDRDVVSALQEVGTAVVVTVVGVRDARRAVEVGADWLSVQSAEAGGHRSTTAVGEQPDSVTTVDLVRAVREALPDVPFVAAGGISTPADVAAVVEAGADGVQLGTVLLRTPEAGTSPLYRAALADPRFTESRPTRCYTGRFARALVNGFVAEFDALAPPAYPHLHLLTGPMRKAAADAGDVEVPPLWAGSGWRAADTYADRPAAEIVAELWDRAGQ, from the coding sequence ATGATCGAGCGCCTCCCCCGGGTCCGCGACCCACGTGATCGCCTGCTGCCGTCCGACCTGCGCAGGCCCGTCATAGGCGCGCCGATGGCCGGTGGTCCCACGACTCCGGAGCTGATCGCCGCGGTCGGCGAGGCGGGCGGTCTGGGGATGATCGGATCGGGTTATCTCGACGCCGCGGCCACCCGCGAGGAGGTCGCCAGGGTCCGTGAACTCACCGCCGCTCCGTTCGGCGTCAACGTCTTCCTGGTGGACCGGGCCGACTCCGGGGCCGCGCTGGACGGGGTCGGCGGACCCGGGGCCGTCGACCGCTACGCGGCCGCTCTCGTCCCTGTCGCCGAGAGGCTGGGGATCACGCTCGCCGGGACACCGGACTTCACCGACTTCGACCAGGCCGCCACCCTCGCCGCGCTGGTCGCCGATCCGGTCCCCGTGGTCTCGTTCACCTTCGGCATCCCCGATCGAGACGTGGTCAGCGCGCTGCAGGAGGTGGGCACGGCGGTCGTCGTCACCGTCGTAGGCGTCCGGGACGCCCGGCGCGCGGTGGAGGTCGGGGCCGACTGGCTCTCGGTGCAGTCCGCCGAGGCGGGTGGGCACCGGTCGACCACCGCAGTGGGCGAGCAGCCCGACTCCGTCACCACCGTGGACCTCGTGCGGGCCGTCCGCGAGGCGCTTCCGGACGTGCCGTTCGTCGCGGCCGGTGGGATCAGTACCCCGGCAGACGTGGCGGCGGTGGTCGAGGCGGGCGCGGACGGCGTCCAGCTCGGGACCGTCCTGCTGCGCACCCCGGAGGCGGGGACCAGCCCCCTCTACCGGGCCGCCCTGGCCGATCCCCGGTTCACCGAGTCGCGTCCGACACGCTGCTACACCGGACGCTTCGCCCGTGCGTTGGTCAACGGGTTCGTGGCGGAGTTCGACGCGCTCGCGCCCCCCGCCTACCCGCACCTGCACCTGCTCACCGGGCCCATGCGCAAGGCCGCCGCAGACGCCGGGGACGTCGAGGTCCCGCCGCTGTGGGCCGGCTCGGGGTGGCGCGCGGCCGACACCTACGCCGATCGGCCGGCTGCGGAGATCGTCGCCGAGCTCTGGGACCGCGCAGGACAGTAG
- a CDS encoding DNA-3-methyladenine glycosylase I — protein sequence MAEHQVDQAGGAVLCEDGLMRPPWAARDPLLREYYDTEWGMPVHDEAGLFERLVLEGFQSGLSWLTILRKRPAFREAFAGFSPDAVAEFGDTDVARLMADARIVRNQRKIDAAVGNARAAIALRAEGGLGELIWSYRPESTPEPRTMAEVPSRSPESEALARELKRKGFSFVGPVTVFALMEAIGVVDTHLVESHRRGSSGVWTREVAP from the coding sequence ATGGCGGAACACCAGGTGGATCAGGCCGGTGGCGCGGTGCTGTGCGAGGACGGGCTGATGCGGCCGCCCTGGGCGGCGCGGGACCCGCTACTGCGGGAGTATTACGACACCGAGTGGGGGATGCCGGTCCACGACGAGGCCGGTCTCTTCGAGCGGCTCGTCCTGGAGGGCTTCCAGTCAGGGCTGAGCTGGTTGACGATCCTGCGCAAGCGTCCGGCGTTCCGGGAGGCGTTCGCCGGGTTCTCGCCCGACGCGGTCGCGGAGTTCGGGGACACCGACGTCGCCCGGCTCATGGCGGACGCCCGGATCGTGCGCAACCAGCGCAAGATCGACGCGGCCGTGGGCAACGCGCGCGCCGCGATCGCGCTTCGGGCCGAGGGTGGCCTCGGGGAGCTGATCTGGTCGTACCGGCCGGAGAGCACTCCGGAGCCGCGGACCATGGCCGAGGTGCCCAGCCGGTCGCCGGAGTCGGAGGCGCTGGCCAGGGAACTCAAGCGGAAGGGCTTCAGCTTCGTCGGGCCGGTGACGGTGTTCGCACTGATGGAGGCCATCGGTGTGGTCGACACGCATCTGGTGGAGTCGCACCGGCGCGGCAGCTCCGGCGTCTGGACCCGCGAGGTCGCGCCCTGA
- a CDS encoding ectoine synthase gives MIVRTTAGITGTDREVKGNNGNWVSKRIVLADDRVGFSFHETTIAAGTTNDFHYANHIEAVWLTRGKGILRDLTNDEEYPLEAGSMYLLDGHEKHQVIVEEEMSMLCVFNPPVVGEENHDENGIYPLLRLQDDGSVVREK, from the coding sequence ATGATCGTCCGTACCACCGCAGGGATCACCGGAACCGACCGCGAGGTCAAGGGCAACAACGGCAACTGGGTGTCCAAGCGGATCGTCCTGGCCGACGACCGCGTGGGGTTCTCGTTCCACGAGACCACCATCGCCGCCGGCACCACGAACGACTTCCACTACGCCAACCACATCGAGGCCGTCTGGTTGACGCGTGGCAAGGGAATCCTGCGTGACCTGACCAACGACGAGGAGTACCCGCTCGAGGCCGGGTCGATGTACCTGCTCGACGGTCACGAGAAGCACCAGGTGATCGTGGAGGAGGAGATGAGCATGCTCTGCGTGTTCAACCCTCCGGTAGTGGGCGAGGAGAACCACGACGAGAACGGCATCTACCCCCTCCTGCGCCTGCAGGACGACGGCTCGGTCGTCCGCGAGAAGTAG
- a CDS encoding PIG-L deacetylase family protein, with product MSTIVFLHAHPDDETSQTAGMMAIASRGGHRVVTVFATDGDHGERPEHLGPDGDLVEHRRVEARAAASVLGVERLDWLGYRDSGMTGWAQNDDPLCLHSAGTDDAAARLTRILDREDADVLVGYDHHGNYGHPDHLAVHRIARRAVELAARRPRLMEATTNQDAQREMLDSPGAAEFLATLAAGGMDVDELRRMILTGDDGLPVGVPQSEIAWAIDLPADVVELKRRAMECHASQTSDIGMMLALPPDIYAVTFGTEYLIEPGSDQPMRRGWPFD from the coding sequence GTGTCCACGATCGTGTTCCTCCACGCCCACCCCGACGACGAGACCTCCCAGACCGCCGGGATGATGGCCATCGCCTCGCGCGGCGGCCACCGCGTGGTGACGGTCTTCGCCACCGACGGCGACCACGGGGAGCGCCCCGAGCACCTGGGCCCGGACGGAGACCTGGTCGAACACCGGCGGGTCGAGGCGCGGGCGGCGGCTTCGGTGCTGGGCGTCGAGCGACTCGACTGGCTGGGGTACCGCGACTCGGGCATGACCGGGTGGGCGCAGAACGACGACCCGCTGTGCCTGCACAGCGCCGGCACCGACGACGCGGCCGCGCGGCTCACTCGGATCCTCGACCGGGAGGACGCCGACGTGCTCGTGGGATACGACCACCACGGCAACTACGGGCACCCGGATCACCTGGCCGTGCACCGGATCGCCCGCCGCGCGGTGGAGTTGGCGGCCCGCCGTCCGCGTCTGATGGAGGCCACCACCAACCAGGACGCCCAGCGCGAGATGCTCGACAGTCCCGGGGCGGCGGAGTTCCTGGCGACGCTCGCGGCCGGCGGAATGGACGTGGACGAACTGCGGCGGATGATCCTCACCGGTGATGACGGTCTGCCGGTCGGCGTCCCGCAGTCCGAGATCGCGTGGGCGATCGACCTGCCCGCGGATGTCGTGGAGCTCAAGCGTCGCGCGATGGAGTGCCACGCCAGCCAGACCAGCGACATCGGCATGATGCTGGCCCTGCCGCCGGACATCTACGCGGTGACGTTCGGAACCGAGTACCTCATCGAGCCGGGGTCCGACCAGCCGATGCGCCGTGGGTGGCCGTTCGACTGA
- the ectB gene encoding diaminobutyrate--2-oxoglutarate transaminase, whose amino-acid sequence MTEATHDANLDTSIFSDRESEVRSYSRNWPVVFDTAKGAKLTTVDGDDYLDFFGGAGALNYGHNDDDMKAALLEYVQRDGVTHSLDKYTVAKRAFLETFTSNILEPRGLDYKVMFPGPTGTNAVESALKLARKVTGREAIINFTNSFHGMTLGSLSVTGNSMKRAGAGIPLVHATPMPYDNYFGGVTEDFQWMERVLVDSGSGMNRPAAVIVECVQGEGGINAARAEWLQALDALCKRHEILLIIDDVQMGCGRTGEFFSFEFAGITPDIVTLSKSIGGYGLPLALTLFRRDLDEWTPGEHNGTFRGNNMAFVTAEVALRKYWSDDELQNRTLENGRILRERFSPLVYKHQGKLELRGRGMAFGIAFLENPELAQQVMARCFDHKMLVETAGPSDEVVKFLAPLTLTDDERDRGIEICYEAVDNVLSAQYA is encoded by the coding sequence ATGACCGAAGCCACGCACGACGCAAACCTGGACACCTCGATCTTCAGCGACCGCGAGTCCGAGGTCCGCAGCTACTCCCGGAACTGGCCGGTGGTGTTCGACACCGCCAAGGGTGCGAAGCTCACGACAGTTGACGGCGACGACTACCTCGACTTCTTCGGCGGAGCCGGCGCACTCAACTACGGACACAACGACGACGACATGAAGGCCGCGCTGCTGGAATACGTTCAGCGGGATGGTGTCACCCACTCGCTGGACAAGTACACCGTCGCCAAGCGGGCGTTCCTGGAGACGTTCACCTCGAACATCCTCGAGCCGCGCGGGCTGGACTACAAGGTCATGTTCCCCGGGCCGACGGGCACCAACGCCGTCGAATCCGCACTCAAGCTCGCCCGCAAGGTCACCGGCCGCGAGGCGATCATCAACTTCACCAACTCGTTCCACGGGATGACCCTCGGGTCGCTGTCCGTCACGGGCAACTCGATGAAGCGCGCCGGCGCCGGTATCCCGCTCGTGCACGCCACGCCGATGCCGTACGACAACTACTTCGGCGGCGTGACCGAGGACTTCCAGTGGATGGAGCGCGTGCTCGTCGACTCCGGATCCGGCATGAACCGCCCCGCGGCCGTGATCGTGGAGTGCGTCCAGGGCGAGGGCGGCATCAACGCCGCCCGCGCCGAGTGGCTGCAGGCGCTCGACGCGCTGTGCAAGCGCCACGAGATCCTCCTGATCATCGACGACGTGCAGATGGGCTGCGGCCGCACCGGCGAGTTCTTCTCGTTCGAGTTCGCGGGCATCACGCCGGACATCGTCACGCTCTCCAAGTCCATCGGCGGCTACGGCCTGCCGCTCGCCCTGACCCTGTTCCGTCGGGATCTCGACGAGTGGACCCCGGGCGAGCACAACGGCACGTTCCGTGGCAACAACATGGCATTCGTCACCGCCGAGGTGGCGCTGCGCAAGTACTGGTCCGACGACGAGTTGCAGAACCGCACCCTCGAGAACGGCCGGATCCTCCGCGAGCGCTTCTCCCCGCTGGTCTACAAGCACCAGGGCAAGCTCGAGCTGCGCGGCCGCGGCATGGCGTTCGGCATCGCGTTCCTCGAGAACCCGGAGCTGGCCCAGCAGGTCATGGCCCGCTGCTTCGACCACAAGATGCTCGTCGAGACCGCCGGCCCGAGCGACGAGGTGGTCAAGTTCCTCGCGCCGCTCACGCTCACCGATGACGAGCGTGACCGTGGCATCGAGATCTGCTACGAGGCCGTCGACAACGTCCTGTCGGCGCAGTACGCCTGA
- a CDS encoding APC family permease, giving the protein MTASLARRLGLTDAVVVGLGAMIGAGVFVAFAPAAARAGSLVWAALAVAAVVAVCNALSSARLAARFPAAGGTYVYGREVLGPLPGFLAGWGFVVGKTASCAAMALTAGLYVWPEHAHVVAAAAVLALTLLSVLGVQRTATASKVLVAIVVAVLAVFVVAAWTAEPALPGVAPPVPPVDDEAWPLRILGVLGGAGFCFFAFAGYARIATLGEEVRDPARTIPRAVVTAISVVIVVYAVVLASTVHVLGVGGVAAGPAPVLDAAERIGGGGLAPIVRVAAGIAALGALLGGILGVSRTTMAMARDRHLPPRLAAVHPTTRTPYVAEISVGVLVACIVLVADVRQAIGFSSFAVLVYYLVANAAALRLARQHRRLPAWVPALGAVGCVVVAGSLPWESVAAGVVVFAVGGVVYVVTRRRALPPGVPSQA; this is encoded by the coding sequence ATGACCGCCTCACTCGCCCGCCGTCTCGGCCTGACCGATGCCGTGGTGGTGGGCCTCGGCGCGATGATCGGCGCCGGGGTGTTCGTCGCGTTCGCGCCGGCGGCGGCCCGCGCGGGGTCGCTGGTGTGGGCGGCGCTCGCCGTCGCTGCGGTCGTGGCGGTGTGCAACGCCTTGTCGTCGGCCAGGTTGGCCGCGCGGTTCCCCGCCGCGGGCGGCACCTACGTCTACGGCCGCGAGGTGCTCGGGCCGCTGCCGGGATTCCTGGCCGGTTGGGGATTCGTCGTGGGCAAGACTGCCTCGTGCGCCGCCATGGCCCTCACCGCCGGCCTGTACGTGTGGCCCGAGCACGCTCACGTCGTGGCGGCCGCCGCGGTACTCGCGCTGACGCTGCTGTCCGTGCTCGGAGTGCAGCGCACGGCCACCGCGTCGAAGGTTCTCGTCGCGATCGTGGTGGCGGTTCTGGCGGTGTTCGTGGTGGCCGCGTGGACCGCCGAACCGGCCCTTCCGGGCGTGGCGCCGCCGGTCCCGCCGGTGGACGACGAGGCGTGGCCGTTGCGGATCCTCGGCGTCCTCGGCGGGGCCGGGTTCTGCTTCTTCGCCTTTGCCGGTTACGCCCGCATCGCCACTCTCGGCGAGGAGGTGCGCGACCCCGCACGGACCATCCCGAGAGCGGTGGTGACGGCGATCTCCGTGGTGATCGTCGTGTACGCCGTGGTCCTGGCCTCCACGGTGCACGTCCTCGGGGTGGGGGGCGTGGCGGCGGGCCCGGCCCCGGTCCTGGACGCGGCCGAGCGGATCGGCGGCGGCGGGCTCGCACCGATCGTCCGGGTGGCCGCCGGGATCGCGGCGCTGGGCGCACTGCTGGGCGGGATCCTCGGGGTCTCGCGCACGACGATGGCCATGGCGCGCGACCGACATCTGCCCCCGCGGTTGGCCGCGGTCCACCCGACCACGCGGACACCGTACGTGGCCGAGATCAGCGTGGGTGTGCTCGTGGCGTGCATCGTGCTGGTGGCGGACGTGCGCCAGGCCATCGGGTTCTCGTCGTTCGCGGTCCTGGTCTACTACCTCGTCGCCAACGCGGCAGCGCTGCGGCTCGCCCGGCAGCACCGCCGACTGCCCGCGTGGGTGCCGGCGCTGGGTGCGGTCGGGTGCGTGGTGGTGGCCGGGAGTCTGCCGTGGGAATCGGTGGCGGCCGGGGTCGTCGTCTTTGCCGTCGGCGGGGTGGTCTACGTGGTCACCCGCCGTCGCGCCCTCCCGCCGGGCGTACCGTCTCAGGCATGA
- a CDS encoding glycoside hydrolase family 3 N-terminal domain-containing protein, whose translation MSSTRRLRLRITVLIAGLALAGCGADGSPDPGPDRDRAPAGPTAQDRPAAPPCESPLDSLSQRERIAQLFTVGVSSMADARRAVDEHNIGGIFLGGDVVGEVVSGDGLARLQEDSPLPLLVSIDEEGGRVSRIAPYAGPMPSARVMAATMSPEEVRSTARTRGEFLRGMGVTVDFAPSVDVSDQPDGAVIGDRSFSPDPARVVSYARAFSAGLLDAGVTPVFKHFPGHGRSSGDSHHESVTVPPLDQLLPHDLRPFSELARTPGAGMMLGHQQVPGLTGVDRPASLSPAAYRLLREGHGYGAPPFDGAIFTDDLSGMRAVTNDFPLPRAVAESLIAGADSPLWITTAGIPEALDSVERALVDGALSRKALDRSLARMAALRGIPGCLSWPDTGQLTEAGSLAGTSPELPPRPDLPALPGRGDPPGQPDQPSQSSQPSQPGSPG comes from the coding sequence GTGTCCTCCACCCGCCGGCTCCGACTGAGGATCACCGTCCTCATCGCAGGACTGGCACTGGCCGGTTGTGGCGCGGACGGATCCCCGGACCCCGGACCCGACCGGGACCGCGCGCCCGCCGGCCCGACCGCGCAGGACCGGCCCGCCGCCCCGCCCTGTGAGTCTCCGCTGGACTCGCTGAGCCAGCGCGAGCGGATCGCGCAGCTGTTCACCGTGGGCGTGAGCTCGATGGCCGACGCCCGTCGGGCGGTGGACGAGCACAACATCGGCGGGATCTTCCTCGGCGGCGACGTCGTGGGCGAGGTGGTGTCCGGCGACGGCCTCGCGCGCCTCCAAGAGGACTCACCGCTGCCCCTGTTGGTGTCGATCGACGAGGAGGGCGGTCGCGTGTCCCGCATCGCCCCCTACGCCGGACCGATGCCGTCAGCCCGCGTCATGGCCGCCACGATGAGCCCCGAGGAAGTCCGATCGACGGCGCGGACACGCGGAGAATTCCTCCGCGGGATGGGCGTGACAGTGGACTTCGCCCCCTCCGTCGACGTGTCCGACCAGCCGGACGGGGCCGTGATCGGAGACCGGTCGTTCTCGCCGGATCCGGCCCGCGTGGTCAGCTACGCGCGCGCGTTCTCCGCCGGTCTCCTCGACGCCGGGGTGACGCCGGTGTTCAAGCACTTCCCCGGCCACGGCCGCTCCTCGGGGGACAGTCATCACGAATCGGTGACCGTGCCGCCGCTGGACCAACTCCTCCCCCACGATCTCCGGCCCTTCTCCGAGCTCGCCAGGACCCCCGGCGCCGGGATGATGCTGGGACACCAGCAGGTGCCCGGCCTGACGGGGGTCGACCGGCCGGCCTCCCTCTCCCCCGCCGCATACCGTCTGCTCCGCGAGGGCCACGGGTACGGCGCCCCTCCCTTCGACGGTGCGATCTTCACCGACGACCTGTCCGGGATGCGGGCCGTGACCAACGACTTCCCGCTGCCCCGGGCGGTCGCCGAGTCGCTCATCGCCGGAGCCGACTCCCCGCTCTGGATCACCACCGCCGGGATCCCCGAGGCACTCGATTCGGTTGAACGCGCCCTCGTCGACGGCGCGCTGAGCAGGAAGGCCCTGGACCGCTCATTGGCCCGAATGGCCGCCCTCCGCGGGATCCCCGGATGTCTGAGCTGGCCGGACACCGGACAGTTGACGGAGGCGGGTTCGCTCGCCGGCACCTCCCCCGAGCTCCCGCCCCGCCCCGACCTGCCGGCCCTGCCCGGTCGCGGCGACCCGCCAGGTCAGCCCGATCAGCCCAGTCAGTCCAGTCAGCCCAGCCAGCCCGGGTCACCGGGCTGA